The sequence below is a genomic window from Brevibacillus laterosporus.
TTAATTGTGTCGGGCCCTCTGCTACTTCAAATCTAACAGGTAGTTGTGTTAAAAATTTCATGATAACTGCGCTACGGTCCATACCCAGAATTCCATCTGTTGGTCCGCACATCCCTGCATCGGTAATATAGCCTGTACCATTAGGTAAGATTCGTTCGTCTCCCGTTTGTACATGTGTGTGTGTTCCTACCATTGCGCTGATTTTACCATCGAGATACCAGCCTAATGCCTGTTTCTCTGAAGTAGCCTCAGCATGCACATCCACAAAAATAAATTTGGTACGTTTTCGTGCTTCTTCTACTAATTGCTCTGCTGTTTCAAACGGACACAACAATGGTGGTAAAAAGGTTCTGCCTTGTACATTAATGATAGCTACCTCTCCCATATGTGTTTGTACATAGGTGAGACCTCTTCCTGGTGTTCCCTCAGGAAAATTCGCTGGTCGAACAATACGAGCTTCTTCATCTATAAAATCAAAAACTTCTCGATTATCCCACGTGTGATTACCCATTGTAATCGCTTGTACACCCACTT
It includes:
- a CDS encoding TIGR00282 family metallophosphoesterase translates to MKLLFIGDIVGSPGREIVKEYVPRLKRKYAPDLIVVNGENAAHGRGITRKIANEFFQVGVQAITMGNHTWDNREVFDFIDEEARIVRPANFPEGTPGRGLTYVQTHMGEVAIINVQGRTFLPPLLCPFETAEQLVEEARKRTKFIFVDVHAEATSEKQALGWYLDGKISAMVGTHTHVQTGDERILPNGTGYITDAGMCGPTDGILGMDRSAVIMKFLTQLPVRFEVAEGPTQLNGVLFTFDKTTGKTTKIERIRIDATCPFME